DNA from Rhipicephalus sanguineus isolate Rsan-2018 chromosome 11, BIME_Rsan_1.4, whole genome shotgun sequence:
ATGCTGCCCCAATTCTGGCTACAGTAGCTAGCTAAGCAAATCTATGTATAATCATGCTGAGCTTTGCCAGAGGCGCTGCTCCGCTTCTCAAGTGGAATTTACTGTTATAAACATCACCTCCAACTATCTTCCAATTGGCTGTCATTTGCTTGTCGTCGAGAGTGTGAGAAGTACAAACAGACCTTACATGAGCTTAATTTCGAAACAAGGGATAGGCAGTTCGGATTTGTACTTTTGGAAAGACAAATAATGCTAAAGAATATATAAGATTCACTGCTCTTTAGAAATTTTTAGAAAATTTttatcgattttgatgaaacttgctgagtttgtGCATGTTTGCGTGCTGATTTCAACTATGCAATTATTTTGCTGGTACATGATGTAGTATTTAAAAAATCAAATATCTTATGTGCTTTGTGGGAACAAAATTTTCTCCTCAACAGAGAAAGATAAAGTTGCAAAGTAAAttagcatatcacaataatccgGAATGAGAACTGCATAAAATAGAACAAAAATAGATATAAATTCATTTGAAGAAAAGTTCAACATTAACGAAGGAGTTGATGTCAAGCTGGAATTTCAGTCATGAATGTTCACATACCATaaattttgttcaaatgggcttgGAGGTTCATTCTTGTTTTTTTGCATACAGTTCTAATTTCAAACTGTGACATGCTGATTTGCGTTGCGGCTCTCTCAGTTTAGGAGAAAATCTTGCTCCCAAGAAGCACACAAAATGTTGGATATTTTAAAAGGTACACATTgaactagaaaaataattgcatacttGAAATCATTACACAAATACAGTCGAGCCGACTagatcgaacccgtttatatcaataTCCGTATATCGACAATTTCTagcacggtaaatttacattgagataTATAgcaaagttactgttacatcgaacgaaaatagcaacgacaaccgatatatcaaactccatatGCCTCAAAGTGCccagaagttggctttcccttgcGGTGGCGggaaaaactgccggcgccaccctagaaaaagtggtttagacccgctgtgcacgggcgaaccacccccctccaaaaaatgatcctggcctgctcgcagcgcttacagccaatcagaggccgtcgtacTTTCCctgaggcgcggaggcggtacaagtgagcgccattttttcttctttatgcttgcgtgcctgctggTGCCtctttcctcgagtcctcattcagcgggTCCATGCTGGTAGTGTTGCTGTTGGCGCTCTGTGAtctttcttggcgcgctgtcgtcatggcttgtgcaaggaggcagaatttgccgtttgCTGCGAAACTCGATgtcataaatcgagtcgagcgcggtgagaagaagttcgacgtcgccgccgcgtacaagaTTCCAAGGAGGTTccaactgctttaggcatgccggcttccgcatgcctccGTAGCTGACACCGCAGATGTTTCCGCCAAAGTTTGCAGccagctggcagagttcccgggtgcTATCAACGGATCGACATtcaacgagttcgtcagtgcagacgatgatgtcgccatcatatggcagctacaagatgaggactatgtTGCATACGTGTGCCGACCatgagccaaagcgacagcaataaggaaattgacgatggcccgtgCCTACATTCTCCGAGTGAATTAGTGcgcttgcgttggtccggcgctattgcgtgaatatggaaggttgcggcctcagctgctccgactcggacaacgtggaggcgtgcgtgcgcCCAGGAGCGAGTATGAAACAGAAATCCAAGACATTTTGTTCAAAGTAGGGCACGAAAATTAAAAGGCTTTCATTGCATGTGCCTTTGTGTAAATCTATAGGGGCCTATATGAATTATGCCATTTCAAAAATAAACGTTTTGGCGAGTTCGAACCTGTGCACCATCTCATCAAGTTTCATAAAATTAATCAAAATCGAAAAAGTTGATGTGGAATGGCCTCCATGACTGTTTATAAAAAGGATAAACTGGTGCACTAATAGAACTTGCCGGATGCACTTCACATGttgcctctctcttttttttagccATATTGGAAAAGATACCGAGACGCAACCCTGCTTTTGCAGCCACTGCCCAGCCGCTGACGATAGGACCCAATGGCCTGATGCAACCCACACTGGTTCAGTACCACACACCCATCCGTGGTCCGGGTCTGGTGGACCAAAAGCTGATCATCACACAGCCCGGCCAGACGGCAACCGTCATGGTCAGTGGCCTGAAATTTTGTCCTGTATCACTATGAGGATAGTTTCTTTATGccatcgatagtcaatttaccgatagtttttcATCACTACCGAGCATACCGTTGGCTGTCCTTTCTGGTATCTGTTGATTTTTGTCGCGCTATGTTACCCACTCGTTCCATAGCGATAACTTGTTTCTCCTGCACCGCAGTCCTCTTCGGCTGCGGCCGCCGCCCTGGCCCTCCATCCCGATGTCGCCGCCAGCTTGTTACAGGGTGGCGTCATCAACATGGGCGACCGCCAGACAGCCAACCCCGGGGCCCAGCTCCAGTTCCATCCCGTGGTCACTCTCGCGGGCGAGCACTACACCACCACCACAGCCACAGGACAGGTGTGTCCCAACAGGACAGTATCACTACCCTTTGCAGTGCGTGCGCATCgagttttcttcttatttttgttttgtttgtttgttatgtgctgccctGGAAAAGtctcgtttttgttttgtttatttgttcgttACGTACGGTACAGGACTGCCCGACAAGCTGCATACACCGTGAGGCGATTGCTCTATGTGCGGCTAGGACTGAAGGCCAGCTCCGGACCTAGTCACACACGGTTGTTACGTACATGTCGCCTCTCCAATCTGTTGTGCGGGTAATCACGGCTACAGTGGGTTTATTAGGTTCAGGCAATCAGCAGCAATTCAAATTGCATGCTTCACGACGGAGAGCAGCCCTGAAGTGGAGCAGCGTCTTCTTCAGTAGAGGTGAAGTTAATCTGGCCAAGGCTTCCATGACGCGCTTCAGATCTGGATCTGGATCTGCAATGAGCTGGAGTCTGCGGTGTCAATCAGGGCCATTAAGGAGGCAAATGTATTGCACACTATATGCAGCTTACAAGCATAATTTTGTATTCTCTGCATGCATTGCATCAGTGTccatttctgtgtgtgtgtgctgtgtttgtTCCCTTAGAGGGAAAAGCAAAGGAAAGTAACATGGGGGTAGCCCGCACCACCCTGAGgtacaatgagaaaaaaaaataaccgtAATCAATTAAAATATAAAAATAGGGGAGATTTCCCAAAGTGCACTTGACAAAAAGCCAATTTAAAGAAAAAATTGTTTAGGGGCTAACCAAGCAGAACACAATTGAAGAATGTAAATGCTAAATGGTCAGCTGATTAAATGTAAAAAAAGTAAGTTATAAATAACAACTATCGTTTATGTGCCCCAAACAGTTAAGGTAGTCTATTAGTGTTAGGTAGTCTATTTAGTCAAGTGTTCAGctagtctgtgtgtgtgtgttgtcaaCATGTGTCAAGTGACAAGATTCAGTGGCTCTAGAGGCTGTAGTGCTCTAGGGATATTGAACAAGAATGATGATGAGAACATCGAAATTCTACTCGGAAGACACGACTTTtgataaacagagtttatttcacacatttttgaacagttggctgtatttttggaaGATTGTCAGcgtgcggcggctgcacgccagtgcgagCCGCGACGTCAAAGCCACCGCACCTGATGCAGAGTACACAAGTGTTCCTGTCTGGCTACTTCCCTTTCTCCGCTTCTCCTTTATATCCCACTCTCCCCCTCCTTCTAGAAGGGCGCTGACATATGCCCCACACTTAGGGGCTTTATCCTACCCAGGAGCACTGTTCGCTGCCAGCGCCGTTAGCAGTGGTTCGAGGAACCGTAGTGGGGGCTGAGCAGGTTCAGAAACACAGCCGACAGCTGGCATTGTTGGCATACCCGTTTCCGGTACATAAAACGTCGTCAAATGTCGCCTTTTCTAGTTCACGGCGGAGCCGCTAGACGCGGCTGTTTGTgaaaaaaactaggggtgtgtgaatagtgaaatttctTCTTGAATCGAATCCcgaatttcatctcgaatcgaaatGGCCAAAAATgttgaatatcgaatcgaatattgaatacaagagtttattgaaaattgaaagaaagaacaaagaaatgaaatctgctcatgtcctcgtgTACATAAcgtggtgagtgactgctacAGAAACAcagttgtcatgcagaaacacaagctgttccacatgacctggcttcaggtaTGCTTCAGGCTTCCTCGAACGTGATGTTACGGTGTTCCCTGCTGTTGAAAACAGTAGCAGGACAGCTATCTTATTTACACGAAACATGTAAACAAGATAGATGGTGACAGCTGTATTACACACTTGTTtgggagggtttttttttttttcaatttttacgGGCTGGCAGGCATGTTAATAGAAGAGTCACCATTCCAGCCAGCTacggcactcctaacctcctgatggctaacagaggggggtacggtcgCGCAATACGAGTCATCTGACAATGGTAATGTCAGCGTCATGAGTGCTACAGGACCAAAAATCGTCGGGCGCCAGTTCACAGCGGTGTTTTAGCCGCGCACCTTAACGATTGCAGTTTCTGAACGAGCGTTGTGGTGCAGCAGTGGCGACTGCGCAGCATGAACTAGTTTTCAAAAGTGAAATCGATCACTGAGGGTTTCGTGGGCCAAAGTTGGGACGTTTTACAGTGCTTGCGGCGCATGCGACTGAACTGCGTAAGCAGTCTTTGCCTTCGTtttggaagcgaagttgtgaagggttTGACAGTTTCCTCATGTGTCTTTTTTTAAAacaaacatgcgctcgcttttcaaTCAGGCCTACTGTAATGAcgttagccaccccaccctaaccaagttgcaccattgactTTTTCCGTGTTTTCGATATTCGACCTGTCATATTATACAGAACTTCGAATAAtagaataacaaagagctgagctagttggtaagtattcattctaaaaagacagggcgtgtaaacatggacacaagaaagaggtcaggacaccacaaacgccgcttttgtgactttttttcgtgccttctttcttttccaccgttgtacgtctcttcagttgttagtcggcgtttgtggtgtcttgacttttttcttgcgtccgtgtttgcacgccctgtctttttagaatgaatagttcGAATAATAGCTATGCATTCAAAAGTCGAATTGAATTATTTGATTAAATATTATTTAATTTGAATTCGAaattcgaatatttgcacacccctataAAAACACATTAAATTAGTTATTTTCCGCGagtttctgtgtgaaatgaaggttgtgtgtaccgatttcagcacccaatttTTCAGTTTGGCTGCATACCTTGGCTGGAAAAATTTTGCTCAGTATCCGTTTAAAGGCGACACTCACTCACTTGCCGTTGATTCTGATCGGTGAGAAAAGGATGCGCCCGATATGGCTGTTATCTTGCGAGCGATCTCGATCGGTGATGAAAAAGGCGTTGTCACTTGTTTCTGAATACGACACAGCCGACCCTCCTTTATCTTGACGTCGAAAGAAGCTATCCTTAGCTagcttaaaaaaaaaggacatattTCCAGGTAAAGTTACTGGAACTAGCATGCGTTTTTTACCTCAAATAGGTGCTTGCAATGGGTGCGCTGCTCCTGCATTTCGTTTAAGACATTAGTTCTAGAGACCAAAAAAAATAATTGTAGTAAAGAAGTATTTTATTGCATTACTGAAATATAGAGCTATTCCTTCACATGTAAAACCCAGTAATTTAAGTCCACCTGCACTATAGTTTTGCGCAATCTGTATGAACATGAAATGCTTTTTGGTCCCTTTAGTTTGTCAGAGTTACAGTATTTCATGGTCCAGAAAAGCAAGAGCTATAATGATCTCTTCAAGATAAAGAGCCTGTTCTGGATATCGCAAGTGCTGGAAGCAGAATTTTAATGTTTTTGTAAATATAGTATGTATTTTTGAAGCTTGGTATTAATATTGTTTTTATAGCCACGGTACAAAAGTACAAATCTGCTGAGTCTAAGTACGAGTGAGCCATAAACAAAAATGTGTGAGACAGAGCGAATTCTTTTTATTTAGCCGGCCTGTGCTTGGTACACACCATAGCAGAAATACTTTTCGAGAACATACTTGTGCAAGTTTTTTAAAGATGGCCGCACTTTTAGATGCCCGCGCAGGTGGTGACGGCCGCAGCTGCACAGTCCGGCCTGGGCAACGTGGTCCAATTGGATGGGGCACGAGACACAAGCGACGAGGATGAGGATGAGGACGAGTTCAACGAGGACGAGGAGGAAGGCAACGAGGACGGGCCTCAGGACGACGAGAATGAGGACGGCCCCCAGGAGGAGGTGGAGCCACTCAACTCGGACGACGACGTGTCGGATGAGGAAGCCACCGAAAACTTCGAGATTGACAACGTGGTCGTCTGCCAGTATGACAAGGTGGGGGAATGTCAAGGGCCACCGAAGCGTGCCTTTTCCACCTACCGAAAAATCGAAATCTCAAAAGTTCCAGTTACTAATCACGGCTTGAtggtacactaaaggcaaataacaatctatgtcatagtgaaaggtcaatgcttgagaacATCTAAAACACCAGTGTTATATGTGGCAGCGCTTTAGCAATCGAAAAATGAAGGTAAATGTAGGATACGATTTGCACCACCAATGAGTAATTCTGGAACGCAAGCCCGATGACGTAGAAGGGCCTCAGTACAATTAATGAGAAACTCCAACTACCCATTACAGAAAGGAACATTTCAGTGCATTATGAGACAGAATGAAATGCAACTAGCGCATTTCACTCTGATTCGTCCAAAAAAGAACTTATTGATGTTAGCCTTGAGAAAGATGCAAGTTCCATTTTCGTCGGGCTGTGCTCCACTGAGCtttgctgcgaatctttat
Protein-coding regions in this window:
- the LOC119374414 gene encoding transcription initiation factor IIA subunit 1 isoform X2, with protein sequence MAAAGVPKLYRSVIEDVINGVKDVFLDEGVDEQALLELRQIWEKKLLESKAIDPPDHPVPATAGRQQATTATLQPTPQAILEKIPRRNPAFAATAQPLTIGPNGLMQPTLVQYHTPIRGPGLVDQKLIITQPGQTATVMSSSAAAAALALHPDVAASLLQGGVINMGDRQTANPGAQLQFHPVVTLAGEHYTTTTATGQMPAQVVTAAAAQSGLGNVVQLDGARDTSDEDEDEDEFNEDEEEGNEDGPQDDENEDGPQEEVEPLNSDDDVSDEEATENFEIDNVVVCQYDKISRSRNRWKFHFKDGIMNLQGKDYVFQKAVGDAEW
- the LOC119374414 gene encoding transcription initiation factor IIA subunit 1 isoform X1, which translates into the protein MAAAGVPKLYRSVIEDVINGVKDVFLDEGVDEQALLELRQIWEKKLLESKAIDPPDHPVPATAGRQQATTATLQPTPQAILEKIPRRNPAFAATAQPLTIGPNGLMQPTLVQYHTPIRGPGLVDQKLIITQPGQTATVMSSSAAAAALALHPDVAASLLQGGVINMGDRQTANPGAQLQFHPVVTLAGEHYTTTTATGQVCPNRTVSLPFAMPAQVVTAAAAQSGLGNVVQLDGARDTSDEDEDEDEFNEDEEEGNEDGPQDDENEDGPQEEVEPLNSDDDVSDEEATENFEIDNVVVCQYDKISRSRNRWKFHFKDGIMNLQGKDYVFQKAVGDAEW
- the LOC119374414 gene encoding transcription initiation factor IIA subunit 1 isoform X3, whose product is MAAAGVPKLYRSVIEDVINGVKDVFLDEGVDEQALLELRQIWEKKLLESKAIDPPDHPVPATAGRQQATTATLQPTPQATAQPLTIGPNGLMQPTLVQYHTPIRGPGLVDQKLIITQPGQTATVMSSSAAAAALALHPDVAASLLQGGVINMGDRQTANPGAQLQFHPVVTLAGEHYTTTTATGQVCPNRTVSLPFAMPAQVVTAAAAQSGLGNVVQLDGARDTSDEDEDEDEFNEDEEEGNEDGPQDDENEDGPQEEVEPLNSDDDVSDEEATENFEIDNVVVCQYDKISRSRNRWKFHFKDGIMNLQGKDYVFQKAVGDAEW